One Triticum dicoccoides isolate Atlit2015 ecotype Zavitan chromosome 5B, WEW_v2.0, whole genome shotgun sequence genomic window carries:
- the LOC119307057 gene encoding ADP-ribosylation factor-like protein 2 has translation MGLLSIIRKIKRKEKEMRILMVGLDNSGKTTIVLKINGEDTSVISPTLGFNIKTIQYQKYSLNIWDVGGQKTIRSYWRNYFEQTDGLVWVVDSSDVRRLDDCRAELHNLLKEERLAGSSLLVFANKQDIQGALKPDEIAKVLNLEAMNKDRHWKIVGCSAYTGDGLLQGFDWLVQDIASRIYVLD, from the exons ATGGGTCTCCTCAGCATCATCAGAAAAATCAAGCGCAAGGAAAAGGAGATGCGTATTCTCATGGT CGGCCTCGACAACTCGGGTAAGACGACAATTGTGCTCAAGATAAATGGGGAGGACACCAGTGTCATCAGCCCTACTCTTGGCTTTAATATCAAGACCATCCAGTACCAAAA GTACTCGCTGAACATATGGGATGTTGGGGGGCAGAAGACCATCCGTTCGTATTGGAGGAACTACTTCGAGCAGACTGACGGTCTAGTTTGGGTGGTTGACAGTTCCGATGTCCGAAGGCTCGATGATTGCCGTGCTGAGCTCCACAATCTTTTGAAAGAAGAG AGACTGGCTGGATCATCGCTGTTAGTTTTCGCGAATAAGCAGGACATTCAGGGCGCTTTGAAGCCCGACGAAATCGCCAAG GTTCTGAACCTTGAAGCGATGAACAAGGACCGGCACTGGAAGATCGTCGGCTGCAGCGCCTACACCGGGGACGGCCTGCTCCAGGGCTTCGACTGGCTGGTCCAGGACATCGCCTCCCGCATCTATGTCCTCGACTGA
- the LOC119307058 gene encoding glycine-rich RNA-binding protein blt801-like — MAETEYRCFVGGLAWATDDNNLQQAFSQYGEILDAKIINDRETGRSRGFGFVTFGSEESMRQAIEEMNGKELDGRNITVNEAQSRRSGGGGGGGGGYGGQRGGGGGYGGGGGYGGGGGGYGGQGGGGYGGQRGGGGGYGGGGGYGGGGGYGGQRGGGGGDSGGQWRN, encoded by the exons ATGGCGGAGACGGAGTACCGCTGCTTCGTGGGCGGCCTCGCCTGGGCCACCGACGACAACAACCTCCAGCAGGCCTTCAGCCAGTACGGCGAGATCCTCGACGCCAAG ATCATCAACGACCGCGAGACGGGGAGGTCCCGCGGGTTCGGCTTCGTCACGTTCGGCAGCGAGGAGTCGATGCGCCAGGCCATCGAGGAGATGAACGGCAAGGAGCTCGACGGGCGCAACATCACCGTCAACGAGGCCCAGTCCCGCCGCTCgggcggagggggcggcggcggcggcggctacggcggccagcgcggcggtggcggaggctacggcggcggcggcggctacggaggcggcggcggcggctacggcggCCAGGGCGGTGGCGGCTACGGCGGccagcgcggtggcggcggcggctacggcggcggcggcggctacggcggTGGTGGCGGCTACGGCGGCcagcgcggcggtggcggcggcgactccGGCGGCCAGTGGAGGAACTGA